A window of Phycobacter azelaicus contains these coding sequences:
- a CDS encoding dipeptide ABC transporter ATP-binding protein, producing the protein MSKLDYTDGPILEIDRLSISFFTRLREIPAVMDFSVSVMPGEAVGLVGESGCGKSTVALGVMQDLGKNGRIVGGSIKFKGRDLGEMSVEELRDIRGNEIAMIYQEPMASLNPAMKIGKQLMEVPMIHEGVSEGEAYKRALEVVTDVRLPDPERMLNSYPHQLSGGQQQRIVIAMALMSKPALLILDEPTTALDVTVEAAVVELVKDLGKKYGTSMLFISHNLGLVLETCDRLCVMYSGEAVERGSIEDVFDEMQHPYTQALFRSIPLPGADKNARPLVAIPGNFPLPHERPPGCNFGPRCDYFEAGRCDAGDIPMADVPGNDRHATRCLKFQEIDWNAPITVGEQKEKTAPGKVVLKMDQLKKYYEVAANALFGGGAKKVVKANETLSFEARESETLAIVGESGCGKSTFAKVLMGLETATDGEILLDNQNIEQTPIEARDTKTISDVQMVFQNPFDTLNPSMTVGRQITRALEIFGIGDSDAERKQRMLELLDLVKLPRAFADRMPRQLSGGQKQRVGIARAFAGGARIVVADEPVSALDVSVQAAVTDLLMEIQRNEKTTLLFISHDLSIVRYLSDRVMVMYLGHVVELGDTDQVFSPPYHPYTEALLSAVPIADTSVEKEHIVLEGDIPSAMNPPPGCPFQTRCRWKSEVPGGLCEREVPPVRQLEAGHQIKCHLSDEVLERMSPVIKIAAE; encoded by the coding sequence ATGAGCAAGCTTGACTACACCGACGGCCCAATCCTGGAAATCGACCGCCTGTCGATCTCCTTCTTCACGCGGCTACGCGAAATCCCGGCGGTGATGGATTTTTCCGTCTCCGTCATGCCCGGCGAGGCGGTTGGCCTTGTGGGCGAGAGCGGCTGCGGCAAATCCACCGTCGCCCTTGGGGTGATGCAGGATCTGGGCAAGAACGGCCGCATCGTGGGCGGTTCGATCAAGTTCAAGGGCCGCGACCTGGGCGAAATGAGCGTCGAGGAGCTGCGCGACATTCGCGGCAATGAGATCGCGATGATCTACCAGGAGCCGATGGCGAGCCTCAACCCGGCGATGAAGATCGGCAAGCAGCTCATGGAAGTGCCGATGATCCACGAGGGCGTCAGCGAGGGTGAAGCCTATAAGCGCGCCCTTGAAGTGGTGACCGATGTGCGCCTGCCCGACCCCGAGCGTATGCTGAACAGCTATCCGCACCAACTGTCGGGCGGCCAGCAGCAGCGGATCGTGATCGCCATGGCGCTGATGTCGAAACCGGCGCTGTTGATCCTGGATGAGCCGACCACGGCGCTGGATGTGACGGTGGAGGCTGCTGTAGTTGAACTGGTCAAGGATCTGGGCAAAAAATACGGCACCTCGATGCTGTTCATCTCGCACAACCTTGGCCTTGTGCTGGAAACCTGCGACCGGCTTTGTGTGATGTACTCGGGCGAAGCGGTTGAGCGCGGCAGTATCGAGGATGTCTTTGACGAGATGCAGCATCCCTATACGCAAGCGCTGTTCCGCTCGATCCCGCTGCCGGGTGCTGACAAGAACGCACGCCCCCTGGTGGCCATTCCCGGCAACTTCCCCCTGCCCCACGAACGCCCGCCGGGCTGCAACTTCGGACCGCGCTGCGATTACTTCGAGGCAGGGCGCTGCGATGCAGGCGATATCCCGATGGCCGATGTGCCCGGCAATGATCGCCATGCCACCCGCTGCCTTAAGTTCCAAGAGATCGACTGGAACGCGCCGATCACCGTCGGGGAGCAGAAGGAAAAGACCGCGCCCGGCAAGGTGGTCCTGAAGATGGACCAGTTGAAGAAATACTACGAGGTGGCGGCGAACGCCCTCTTCGGTGGCGGCGCCAAAAAGGTCGTGAAGGCGAACGAGACCCTGTCGTTCGAGGCCCGCGAATCCGAAACACTGGCCATCGTGGGCGAATCCGGTTGCGGCAAATCCACCTTTGCCAAGGTTCTGATGGGGCTGGAAACGGCGACGGATGGCGAAATCCTGCTCGACAATCAAAACATCGAACAGACCCCCATCGAGGCGCGCGACACCAAGACCATTTCCGACGTGCAGATGGTGTTCCAGAATCCCTTTGATACGCTGAACCCATCAATGACCGTAGGGCGGCAGATCACCCGCGCGCTGGAGATTTTCGGGATCGGCGACAGCGACGCAGAGCGTAAACAGCGCATGCTGGAACTGCTGGACCTGGTGAAACTACCCCGCGCCTTTGCCGACCGCATGCCGAGGCAGCTCTCGGGCGGGCAGAAACAGCGGGTGGGCATTGCCCGTGCATTCGCGGGCGGTGCGCGCATCGTGGTGGCGGACGAGCCGGTTTCAGCACTCGATGTCTCGGTTCAGGCGGCGGTGACGGATCTGTTGATGGAGATTCAGCGCAACGAAAAGACCACGCTTCTTTTCATCAGCCACGATCTGTCGATCGTGCGATACCTCTCCGACCGGGTGATGGTCATGTACCTCGGCCATGTGGTGGAACTGGGGGATACCGACCAGGTCTTCTCGCCGCCCTATCACCCCTACACCGAAGCCCTGCTCAGCGCGGTGCCCATCGCCGATACCTCGGTCGAGAAGGAGCATATCGTGCTGGAGGGCGACATTCCTTCGGCGATGAATCCGCCCCCCGGCTGCCCGTTCCAGACGCGCTGCCGCTGGAAATCCGAAGTCCCCGGCGGCCTGTGCGAACGCGAGGTTCCCCCGGTACGACAGTTGGAGGCTGGCCATCAGATTAAATGTCACCTCAGCGATGAGGTGCTTGAGCGGATGAGCCCGGTTATCAAGATCGCAGCAGAGTGA
- a CDS encoding VPLPA-CTERM sorting domain-containing protein: MTATVIPMTANAATLFSQTYTGAEFAAQATLGSNATQSVSGNSVTYSPSARYATLAQLFPLSPGPRGAISFSVTINYDALTNDNDLAFGFTDGSGIVGAMQADNAGGSLYLLNGAANDLTLQQSHIGFSNEISATFTVADGSGPASLSYSNGSYSANNVPLSSTLDTDGVLGFALYGNNTNESYRINSVALEFATIAAVPLPAGGMLLLSGLLGAAAVRRRRRS, translated from the coding sequence ATGACAGCAACAGTCATCCCGATGACTGCAAATGCCGCCACCCTTTTCTCCCAGACCTACACAGGTGCAGAGTTTGCAGCTCAGGCAACCCTGGGGAGTAACGCAACACAAAGCGTCTCAGGCAACTCTGTTACCTACAGCCCAAGTGCGAGATATGCGACACTGGCACAGCTGTTCCCGCTCAGCCCCGGTCCGCGGGGCGCGATTTCCTTTTCCGTCACAATCAACTACGACGCCCTCACCAACGACAACGACCTTGCATTCGGCTTCACCGATGGGTCAGGGATTGTCGGCGCGATGCAGGCCGACAATGCTGGCGGGTCTTTGTACCTGCTGAACGGGGCTGCCAATGATCTGACTTTGCAGCAAAGCCATATCGGATTTTCAAACGAGATCTCGGCGACCTTTACCGTCGCGGATGGAAGCGGTCCCGCATCCCTGTCCTATTCCAACGGTAGCTACAGCGCCAACAACGTGCCGCTGTCTTCAACCCTTGATACCGACGGCGTGCTTGGTTTTGCACTTTACGGTAACAACACCAATGAATCCTACCGGATCAATTCCGTTGCCCTTGAGTTCGCAACAATCGCAGCCGTTCCGCTGCCAGCGGGAGGAATGCTCTTGCTGTCAGGTCTGCTCGGCGCTGCCGCGGTGCGCCGCCGCCGTCGAAGCTAA
- a CDS encoding cytochrome-c peroxidase, with protein MPFPTQNLLARPAVALLFLCFGLWGQIAQGGEAAASVFSTLEDLGEALFHDPNLSANRTQSCASCHDPEYGFADPRRSADGAFSLGDDGKSLGDRNAPTASYAAFAPRFHRKDDGTWAGGMFWDGRAAGLEEQAGGPPLNPMEMGLASKEQAVTRLRENPDYVTAFQAHFGVSVLENANLGFEAMTKAIAAFERSSAFSPFDSKYDRFLRGEVELSKEEELGRVLFFSEQFTNCNQCHQLKRSAIDPQETFTDYSYHNIGVPENGLGRAENGVALGTVDEGLFANPAVSDPGARGKFKTPTLRNVAVTGPYMHNGVFQELRTVIAFYNRYNSKSEAAQINPETGKTWGDIPVPETVSQTELTHGPALDARRIDALVAFLKTLTDQRYEVYLEP; from the coding sequence ATGCCTTTCCCGACGCAAAATCTTTTAGCGCGACCTGCCGTTGCACTGCTATTTCTCTGCTTTGGCCTTTGGGGTCAAATTGCCCAGGGTGGCGAGGCGGCCGCTTCTGTTTTTTCGACGCTTGAAGACCTCGGCGAAGCCCTGTTTCACGATCCGAACCTTTCTGCAAACCGCACCCAATCCTGCGCCAGTTGCCATGATCCGGAGTATGGGTTTGCAGATCCGCGCCGTTCAGCGGATGGGGCGTTTTCGCTTGGCGACGACGGGAAATCCCTGGGGGACCGGAATGCGCCGACCGCCTCATATGCGGCATTTGCACCGCGATTTCACCGGAAAGACGACGGAACTTGGGCCGGTGGCATGTTCTGGGACGGGCGCGCTGCGGGCCTAGAGGAACAGGCGGGCGGACCGCCGCTCAATCCAATGGAAATGGGGCTGGCCAGCAAGGAACAGGCTGTCACCCGCCTGAGAGAGAACCCAGACTATGTCACGGCCTTTCAGGCGCATTTCGGCGTATCCGTGCTGGAGAATGCGAATCTCGGTTTTGAGGCGATGACAAAGGCGATTGCCGCCTTTGAACGCAGCAGCGCCTTTTCCCCCTTTGACAGCAAATACGACCGCTTTCTGCGCGGCGAAGTCGAGCTCTCCAAAGAAGAAGAGCTAGGCCGGGTTCTGTTCTTCTCTGAGCAGTTCACCAACTGCAATCAGTGCCATCAACTCAAACGCAGCGCGATTGATCCTCAGGAGACCTTTACCGATTACAGCTATCACAATATCGGCGTGCCAGAGAATGGTCTGGGACGGGCCGAGAACGGCGTTGCCCTCGGCACGGTAGATGAGGGTCTATTCGCGAACCCTGCGGTTTCGGATCCAGGCGCAAGAGGTAAGTTCAAAACGCCGACCCTTCGCAATGTGGCTGTGACAGGTCCCTATATGCACAACGGTGTGTTTCAGGAGCTGCGCACTGTCATCGCCTTTTACAATCGCTACAACAGCAAATCGGAGGCGGCGCAGATCAACCCGGAAACAGGGAAAACCTGGGGCGATATCCCTGTTCCAGAGACAGTTTCTCAGACTGAGCTGACACATGGTCCGGCGCTGGATGCCCGCCGTATCGATGCGCTTGTGGCCTTTCTGAAAACGCTGACGGATCAGCGTTATGAGGTCTATCTGGAACCATAG
- a CDS encoding lytic transglycosylase domain-containing protein, translating into MFSQLSTGKAPEGLPSKQRFVRSKQPIGAFAAPSAFSCTLVALLALGHPASADMFSTKNQRSLFAAHTRVLDSRAAKQYEHSARLKPPSAYGSDAAGALVYTGKYRGEFLPMARAAARKHGVPEDLFLRLVQQESNWNPKAKSHKGALGLAQLMPQTAKSLGVDPTVPVENLEGGARYLARQFRKFGSWRLALAAYNAGPEAVEKHGGVPPYKETQAYVLKIWGS; encoded by the coding sequence ATGTTCAGCCAGTTATCGACCGGCAAGGCACCAGAGGGCCTGCCTTCCAAACAGCGCTTTGTGCGGTCCAAGCAGCCCATCGGTGCATTTGCGGCGCCCTCCGCTTTTTCGTGCACGCTTGTTGCTTTGTTGGCCTTGGGTCACCCCGCTAGCGCCGACATGTTCTCCACCAAGAACCAGCGCAGCCTTTTTGCGGCCCACACTCGGGTTCTCGATAGTCGCGCGGCAAAGCAATACGAACATTCCGCACGGCTCAAACCCCCGTCTGCCTATGGCTCGGACGCTGCTGGGGCGCTGGTTTATACAGGAAAGTACCGGGGTGAGTTCCTGCCCATGGCCAGGGCAGCGGCACGCAAACACGGCGTTCCCGAAGACCTGTTTCTGCGCCTAGTGCAACAAGAGAGCAACTGGAACCCGAAGGCTAAATCCCACAAGGGCGCGCTGGGTCTGGCGCAACTGATGCCGCAAACGGCGAAGTCTCTTGGCGTGGATCCAACCGTGCCGGTCGAAAACCTGGAAGGAGGCGCGCGGTATCTGGCGCGGCAGTTTCGTAAATTCGGCTCTTGGCGTTTGGCGCTCGCGGCATACAATGCAGGCCCAGAAGCGGTAGAAAAACACGGTGGTGTACCGCCTTACAAGGAAACTCAGGCCTATGTGCTCAAGATCTGGGGCAGCTAG
- a CDS encoding site-2 protease family protein yields MTWSFSLGRLLGSDVRVHVTFFLLLGWIGLSAYADQGLPGAIENTAFVLALFACVLAHEFGHALMARRYGIATPDITLLPIGGLARLERMPTNPLQEIAVALAGPAVNVVIWAILVLIGAGHWTLESLTDPGQQFSIWTFLGRLAAVNLILAVFNLIPAFPMDGGRVLRAALCLGMDRVKATRVAALAGQICAVGLAYIGLTSGNPILVLVAGFVFIAANAENQDVAMRDVSRQFMARDAMITSFEALRPEDTLETASAAVIRTTQHEFPVLDPAGHPLGFLTRASLFTALAANRPRLTEISAIMQTDIPTVSMTAGLEAILDSLHQGAPAVVVTTKAGAIAGYITAENIGELMVVQGR; encoded by the coding sequence ATGACATGGTCTTTCTCTCTTGGCCGCCTACTGGGTTCAGATGTGAGGGTCCATGTGACTTTCTTTCTCCTGCTGGGGTGGATCGGTCTCTCGGCCTATGCGGACCAGGGCCTGCCAGGCGCGATCGAGAATACCGCCTTTGTTCTGGCCTTGTTTGCCTGCGTTCTCGCGCATGAATTCGGTCACGCGCTGATGGCGCGGCGCTATGGGATTGCGACGCCGGACATCACCCTTTTGCCAATTGGCGGACTGGCCCGGCTTGAGCGGATGCCCACCAATCCGCTGCAAGAGATCGCAGTGGCGCTGGCAGGCCCAGCCGTCAACGTCGTGATCTGGGCTATTCTCGTCCTCATCGGCGCCGGTCACTGGACACTGGAAAGCCTGACCGATCCTGGACAGCAGTTTTCGATCTGGACCTTCCTTGGCCGTCTTGCAGCCGTGAACCTGATTCTGGCTGTGTTCAACCTGATCCCGGCATTTCCGATGGATGGAGGCCGCGTGCTGCGCGCTGCCCTGTGCCTTGGAATGGACCGGGTCAAGGCAACCCGCGTCGCAGCGCTTGCCGGGCAGATCTGCGCTGTCGGTCTTGCCTATATCGGCCTTACATCCGGCAATCCCATCCTTGTTCTAGTGGCTGGCTTTGTATTCATTGCCGCCAACGCGGAAAATCAGGATGTTGCCATGCGCGACGTCTCCCGCCAATTCATGGCCCGTGATGCGATGATTACCAGCTTCGAGGCTCTCCGTCCCGAGGACACGCTTGAGACAGCCTCGGCTGCGGTGATCCGTACCACTCAGCACGAGTTTCCTGTTCTTGATCCCGCGGGCCATCCTTTGGGATTTCTCACCCGTGCAAGCCTGTTCACCGCCCTTGCCGCGAACCGCCCTCGACTGACCGAAATATCTGCGATCATGCAGACTGATATACCCACCGTTTCGATGACCGCCGGGCTCGAAGCCATTCTCGACAGCCTGCATCAGGGCGCGCCGGCGGTTGTCGTGACAACCAAAGCAGGCGCCATCGCAGGCTATATCACCGCAGAAAACATCGGCGAGTTAATGGTCGTCCAGGGGCGCTGA
- a CDS encoding single-stranded DNA-binding protein, with amino-acid sequence MAGSVNKVILIGNLGRDPEVRTFQNGGKVCNLRIATSETWKDRNTGERREKTEWHSVAVFNEGLVRVCEQYLRKGSKVYIEGQLQTRKWQDQNGQDRYSTEVVLQGFGSTLTMLDGRGEGGGGQSGGGYGGGSAGGGYGGGGYDSGPQGGGGFGGGQGGPSHNIDDDEIPF; translated from the coding sequence ATGGCCGGCTCAGTCAACAAAGTCATCCTCATCGGCAATCTGGGCCGCGACCCGGAAGTGCGGACCTTTCAGAACGGTGGCAAGGTGTGCAACCTTCGGATCGCCACGTCGGAAACCTGGAAAGACCGCAACACCGGGGAGCGTCGCGAAAAGACGGAATGGCACAGCGTAGCCGTCTTCAACGAGGGGCTGGTCCGAGTTTGCGAGCAGTATCTCCGTAAGGGTTCTAAGGTCTATATCGAAGGCCAGCTGCAAACCCGCAAATGGCAGGATCAGAACGGTCAGGACCGTTATTCCACCGAAGTGGTCCTGCAGGGCTTTGGCTCGACCCTGACAATGCTGGACGGCCGCGGCGAAGGTGGCGGCGGTCAGAGTGGCGGCGGCTACGGCGGTGGCAGCGCAGGCGGAGGCTACGGCGGCGGTGGCTATGACAGCGGGCCTCAGGGTGGCGGCGGCTTCGGCGGCGGTCAGGGTGGCCCCTCGCACAATATCGATGACGACGAGATTCCCTTCTAG